TGCTGTAGATTTTGGCTTGTTTGGAAAGTATATTTCCACTCAGTATTAGGGGCAGAGTCTCAACTGCCACCATTATTCCCAGGAAAGAGAAAAATAATGCTAAGAACAGGGTTCTTAAGTAGCGAGATGTTAATATAAGTGAAACTGCAAAAACACCAATCAATGCAACAGAGATTGCCTTGTTTCTTGAGCTTTGCATAGATTCACTTATTATGTGCCCTGCAGTTTCAATTAGAGGTATAAATGTTGTCATCCCGGCTAAATACACTGATATCATCAAAAGATATAGAACTGTTTTTGCTTGCATGGATTTGATCTCAGTTAGCGCTGCTGCGATTTTTACTATGTATCCTGTTGCTTCATTTATGGTTGCATGACCGTAGAGCATCGCTGTCCCTGGAAAGCTAACTGCAAGAGAATACACTACTATGTATGTAGCCAGCACTCCTATCAGCAATTGGAGTATGTAGCCAGCACCGATCAGTGCTCTTGAGTCTGTTTCTTCTGGCAAAAATGTCCCAAAGACTATGTAGAACCCAAAGCCTAAACCCAAGCCCAAAAACGCCAGTAAAATTATCTTTATTACCAGAGGAAAGGTTATAGAAAGATGGGTTGACTTTATATTCCCTGTTAATGTTTCAAGTGCAAACTGAACTGGAACTGCTTTTTCTGCAACCGATAGAGCAAAGTTCCTGATTATGTACCACGAAATTAATGTAAAAATCAGGAACAAAATTGCAAACCATCCCATTAAAACCACGCTTTTCTCTTTTGCTCGGAAGAGAATTAAAGACGAGAGAAGCAGGGAAAGAACAACCGCAAGTGCGACATAAAGTGTATTGCCTTTTCCAACAATTGATGTTATGCTCAGTGAGGAGTAGTAAAGTATGAGAGATGCCCCAATGATAATGAACATCAGAAGGCTTATCCCAATACTTGGTGCTTTGGAGACTTTAGTCAGATATTCAAAAAAGAAATACCTGCTTCTCTTTGTTGTCTCCAGACTATAATATGGAACAGCTGCGAACACTGCTGATATTGCTATGTATAACATAAGAGCTTTCATTCCTCCGGCTATAAGTATCTGAGGAAACAGCAAAAATGTCCAAATCCCTACCATATATCCTACTATTAGGAGGATTATTAAAATCGTCAACTTTCTCAAATTTCATCCCCCCGATGAGCATTCTATACATTTCTTTTGTGGTTCGGGATATTAAAAGGTTATTCAAAATTACATTTTCGTAGTTTACAATTGCTTCATTCGCTATTGTCCACGCCATTAATGGTTCTTTGTAAGGACTTATTTTCACTCCATCAACTCTGCAGGAAAGCAACACTTTTTTAAAGAAGGATTATCAAAAAGCAAAAAATAAAAGAAAAATCACTTCTTCACAAGCTTGTATATCTCAACTTTGACGGTGTACTGTCCGCTTGTGGTTGCTTTGTAGTCAATCCTGACCTGAAACGGATTGGAAGAGGAGTAGAGTAAATTGTTTGTATCTGATTCTGTGATGACATTTCCATTCTCATCGAGTATTGTTATCTTATCAACTATGCCCTCACCGCCTGCCTTTATCATATATTTGCCGGGATCAAGGACATGTGAGAGGTAGAAGACATCACCTGTAACACTTTCGCTTTTGACTTCTACAGGAACTTGGGTGTAAGCGTGGGTGTAGTAGTAGTTCATCCCGAAGACGCTCACTATCCCAAGGACTATGAGTATCAGGAAACCCGTAATGAATTTTTTGATAAGTCCCATTTTTTCACCTCCTCTACTTCTTTTCAAGTTCGACTATCTTCACAGCATCTGCAAACTCCTTGGGGGTGATGTTTCCAGAGAGAGCCTTCAGCAGATCTTTACTTGACACTGAAATGCTAACGTTTCTCTCGCCGAGATAGATAATCTCAACCCTCTCCACCCAGGGAGCGTCCTCCAGTACAGCAAGGCTCATCCTGGCGTAGTCCCTCCAGAAGGAGTCCTCCCCAGCCAGGTACTCAAGGGAAACACTCGCGGTATCGTTCGTGACAGTTACGTTGTGCACGAGGACATCGAAGAGGCCCAAGTCGGTCTCTATCCTGAACTCCGGTCTCCTTATGTCTTCAAAGAGCGGGTTGTCAAAGTCGCCGTTTTCTATTGAGATGG
Above is a genomic segment from Thermococcus sp. SY098 containing:
- a CDS encoding sodium-dependent transporter, which produces MRKLTILIILLIVGYMVGIWTFLLFPQILIAGGMKALMLYIAISAVFAAVPYYSLETTKRSRYFFFEYLTKVSKAPSIGISLLMFIIIGASLILYYSSLSITSIVGKGNTLYVALAVVLSLLLSSLILFRAKEKSVVLMGWFAILFLIFTLISWYIIRNFALSVAEKAVPVQFALETLTGNIKSTHLSITFPLVIKIILLAFLGLGLGFGFYIVFGTFLPEETDSRALIGAGYILQLLIGVLATYIVVYSLAVSFPGTAMLYGHATINEATGYIVKIAAALTEIKSMQAKTVLYLLMISVYLAGMTTFIPLIETAGHIISESMQSSRNKAISVALIGVFAVSLILTSRYLRTLFLALFFSFLGIMVAVETLPLILSGNILSKQAKIYSSVVGVCGLLVGISIIVRTLSLGAWEKLGIVAGIVLLVPLLLNSVLIKTRP